Proteins from a single region of Pithys albifrons albifrons isolate INPA30051 chromosome 10, PitAlb_v1, whole genome shotgun sequence:
- the LOC139676344 gene encoding LOW QUALITY PROTEIN: 1-phosphatidylinositol phosphodiesterase-like (The sequence of the model RefSeq protein was modified relative to this genomic sequence to represent the inferred CDS: inserted 1 base in 1 codon), with protein METWCRRSAAFDCVPQPAAYCPDWMAELPDALPLSRLSIPGTHDSLSLFGGRRLRCQSWGLEAQLKAGIRFLDVRCKLSRGELRVYHLCTFQRASLRGVLRRTLRFLRAHPGEAVLMRIKEELPIFSRPGFAAQLHRCLLEEGQDCVWCQEEVPTLGQVRGKIVVLEALRREVLGIPYEQLSISDAWNVLSLEHKWARVRRHLEKAADGDPATMYLTFCSGNGLFTCPEEVARIVNPRCYQHLRRRGGQPVRWGVVIMDFPGAGLLRVIMESNGLQASGHSTAVPGTPTVPSRHRRGTANRXAQPAQLRSLPAPMPIGTDAAPSPAPLPK; from the exons ATGGAGACATGGTGCCGGCGCAGCGCAGCATTCGACTGCGTGCCCCAGCCGGCAGCCTACTGCCCCGACTGGATGGCAGAGCTCCCTGACGCCCTGCCCCTCTCCCgcctctccatccctggcacaCACGACTCCCTCAGCCTGTTCGGCGGCCGGCGCCTTCGGTGCCAGAGCTGGGGCCTGGAGGCCCAGCTGAAGGCTGGAATCCGCTTCTTGGACGTGCGCTGCAAGCTGTCGCGGGGCGAGCTCCGTGTCTACCACCTCTGCACCTTCCAGCGGGCCAGCCTGCGCGGTGTCCTGCGCCGCACCCTGCGCTTCCTCCGCGCCCACCCGGGCGAGGCCGTGCTCATGCGCATCAAGGAGGAGCTGCCCATCTTCTCCCGGCCTGGCTTCGCTGCCCAGCTGCATCGCTGcctgctggaggagggacaggacTGTGTGTGGTGCCAGGAGGAGGTGCCAACACTGGGCCAGGTGCGCGGGAAGATTGTGGTGCTGGAGGCACTCAGGCGGGAGGTGCTGGGCATCCCCTATGAGCAGCTGAGCATCAGCGACGCCTGGAACGTGCTGTCCCTGGAGCACAAGTGGGCCCGGGTGCGGCGGCACCTGGAGAAGGCGGCTGACGGAGACCCCGCCACTATGTACCTCACCTTCTGCTCCGGCAATGGGCTCTTCACCTGCCCCGAGGAGGTGGCCCGCATTGTGAACCCCCGCTGCTATCAGCACCTTCGGCGCCGGGGCGGGCAGCCCGTGCGCTGGGGGGTGGTCATCATGGACTTCCCCGGCGCAGGGCTTCTCCGGGTTATCATGGAGAGCAACGGGCTGCAGGCCAgtggacacagcacagcagtgcccgGCACACCCACGGTACCCTCGCGGCACCGCCGCGGCACAGCGAACA CGGCGCAGCCGGCACAGCTCCGCTCGCTGCCCGCGCCGATGCCCATCGGGACGGACGCTGCTCCCAGCCCCGCGCCTCTGCCGAAATAG